A section of the Paenibacillus yonginensis genome encodes:
- the rnhA gene encoding ribonuclease H, producing the protein MAGQKFYVVWEGKKPGVYDSWADCQKQTNGYTGAKYKSYASRAEAEAAYKAGWKGNWGSGAGPSASGAAGRSRTTATPEEIGEINYNSISVDVGTRGNPGPVEYKGVDTATGEVIFAVGPIPNGTNNIGEFLAIVHALALIKQTGSNKVVYSDSVNAINWVKKKQVATTLPRNSSTAEIWGLIDRAVSWLNTNTYSTPVLKWQTKHWGEIKADYGRK; encoded by the coding sequence TTGGCAGGGCAGAAGTTTTACGTGGTTTGGGAAGGCAAGAAGCCGGGCGTCTACGATTCCTGGGCGGACTGCCAGAAGCAGACAAACGGTTATACAGGAGCGAAATATAAATCTTATGCAAGCCGTGCAGAGGCTGAGGCAGCCTATAAGGCGGGTTGGAAAGGCAACTGGGGCAGCGGGGCCGGCCCGTCTGCGTCGGGAGCAGCGGGCAGAAGCCGGACAACAGCAACTCCGGAGGAAATAGGGGAAATTAACTACAACAGCATCTCTGTGGATGTCGGGACTAGGGGCAATCCGGGACCGGTTGAATACAAAGGGGTGGACACGGCTACGGGAGAGGTGATTTTTGCCGTAGGCCCGATTCCGAATGGCACCAACAATATCGGTGAGTTTCTGGCGATTGTACACGCCCTGGCATTGATCAAGCAGACCGGCAGCAATAAAGTGGTCTATTCCGATTCCGTCAACGCGATTAATTGGGTCAAAAAGAAACAGGTGGCGACAACGCTTCCCCGCAACAGCTCAACCGCTGAAATCTGGGGGCTGATCGACCGGGCAGTCAGCTGGCTGAACACCAACACTTATTCGACTCCTGTCCTCAAATGGCAGACTAAACATTGGGGCGAGATCAAAGCCGATTACGGCCGGAAATAA
- a CDS encoding DUF4352 domain-containing protein: MPNDKIPGEKFNLGKPSPAELIVRFVVGFAIMLTVIGFIVKFANNESSSSLSTTRYISTSTSAAATTTSPEPSASESATVYQVGQSASFGDYGVTVNKVTATTNDDGALSVKVTIEVENNGNAPINVDSSYFKLLDGSNREFAPDDSLSWDGDPIFMYDKINFGLKLTKSVIFKVPAEVTSAVLAMRDNMFDFGGAEYINFDLGTFK; this comes from the coding sequence TTGCCAAATGATAAGATTCCCGGTGAAAAGTTTAATTTGGGTAAACCGAGCCCAGCCGAACTGATTGTCAGATTTGTCGTAGGTTTTGCCATTATGCTTACGGTTATCGGGTTCATCGTAAAATTCGCAAATAACGAATCGTCTTCATCCTTGAGTACCACGCGTTATATCTCCACCTCTACGAGTGCCGCAGCGACAACTACCTCCCCAGAACCTAGTGCATCCGAGAGTGCGACTGTATACCAAGTTGGGCAAAGTGCTTCGTTTGGTGACTACGGTGTCACCGTTAACAAAGTGACCGCCACTACAAATGATGACGGAGCATTGTCGGTAAAGGTTACGATCGAAGTGGAGAACAACGGGAACGCTCCAATTAATGTAGACAGTAGTTACTTTAAATTGTTAGATGGCAGCAACCGCGAGTTTGCGCCTGATGACTCCTTGAGCTGGGACGGAGATCCAATTTTTATGTATGATAAGATCAATTTTGGTCTTAAGTTGACCAAAAGTGTAATCTTTAAAGTCCCTGCAGAGGTAACCTCTGCGGTACTCGCTATGCGTGACAATATGTTTGACTTCGGCGGAGCTGAGTACATAAACTTCGATTTAGGTACTTTTAAATAA
- the ung gene encoding uracil-DNA glycosylase → MFGNDWDEVLREEMGQPYFQELMEWLNHEYAEHVVFPPRSFLFQAFELTPFHEVKAVIVGQDPYHQLGQAHGLSFSVLPGVRIPPSLHNIYKEMSADLDIPVPLTGTLTPWAEEGVLLLNSILTVREGIPNSHQGKGWERFTDAVISKLNEGPQPVVFMLWGNYARKKGAIIDARRHEIIASAHPSPLSARHGFFGSRPFSRCNAFLSSHGRTPIDWRIRESDLEL, encoded by the coding sequence ATGTTCGGAAATGATTGGGATGAAGTTTTGCGGGAGGAAATGGGGCAGCCTTATTTTCAGGAATTGATGGAATGGCTGAACCATGAATATGCGGAGCATGTGGTGTTTCCGCCGCGTTCTTTTTTGTTTCAGGCGTTTGAACTGACTCCTTTTCATGAGGTGAAGGCGGTGATTGTGGGGCAGGACCCGTACCACCAACTGGGACAAGCTCACGGCTTGAGTTTCTCCGTGCTGCCTGGCGTTCGGATTCCCCCTTCCCTTCATAACATTTATAAAGAAATGTCCGCCGATCTGGATATTCCTGTTCCCCTTACCGGCACGCTTACGCCGTGGGCGGAGGAGGGCGTTCTGCTGCTTAACTCCATATTGACGGTGCGGGAGGGGATTCCCAACTCGCATCAGGGGAAGGGGTGGGAACGCTTTACGGACGCGGTGATTTCCAAGCTGAATGAAGGTCCGCAGCCCGTAGTGTTTATGCTGTGGGGCAACTATGCGCGGAAAAAAGGAGCGATCATTGACGCAAGGCGTCACGAGATCATCGCTTCGGCTCATCCTAGTCCGTTGTCCGCGCGGCACGGATTTTTTGGCAGCAGACCTTTTTCAAGATGCAATGCGTTCCTGAGCAGCCACGGCAGAACGCCGATCGATTGGCGTATTCGTGAAAGTGATTTGGAATTGTAG
- a CDS encoding bile acid:sodium symporter family protein, which produces MLQTLNRRLNRMMPLITPASIIAGVLCGGLLSSYTFLSPWLFAFMTFAGSISLSFRDFFSVLKKPLPLVACLLVLHLIMPLVALGSGHLVFSGDAYTITGLVLAAAIPTGVSSFVWVSLYRGSIALTLSIILIDTLLAPFVVPGILSLLIGANVHLDILPMMSSLFWMIVFPSLLGMALNEWTKGAVVPVWGPRLNPFSKIAMAVVIAINGSVVAPYLADFSLKLAGLAVMIIALAGAGYLLSFLISSLMGWSEPDQVALVFNGGMRNISAGAVLAVAYFPAPVAVPVVLGMVFQQMMASLVGFLLGRRSRWRELKGPSGTSPPA; this is translated from the coding sequence ATGCTTCAAACCTTGAATCGCCGGCTTAACCGGATGATGCCGCTTATTACGCCTGCCAGTATTATCGCTGGCGTCTTGTGCGGAGGACTGCTCTCCTCCTATACGTTCCTATCCCCGTGGCTGTTTGCGTTTATGACTTTTGCCGGAAGCATCAGCCTCAGCTTCAGAGACTTCTTCAGCGTGCTCAAGAAACCGCTCCCGCTGGTCGCCTGCTTGCTGGTGCTGCACTTGATTATGCCGCTTGTTGCGCTGGGATCGGGGCATCTCGTCTTCTCGGGCGATGCTTATACCATCACCGGGCTTGTGCTTGCAGCCGCCATCCCGACAGGGGTCAGCAGCTTTGTGTGGGTCAGCCTGTACCGGGGCAGCATAGCCCTGACCTTGTCCATAATTCTTATAGACACCCTTCTTGCTCCTTTTGTTGTTCCGGGCATCCTGTCCCTGCTTATCGGGGCAAACGTTCATCTGGATATCCTGCCGATGATGAGCAGCCTGTTCTGGATGATCGTCTTCCCTTCGCTGCTCGGCATGGCGCTCAATGAGTGGACGAAAGGCGCTGTGGTACCGGTTTGGGGACCGCGGCTAAATCCTTTTTCCAAAATAGCCATGGCGGTGGTCATCGCGATTAACGGCTCTGTCGTCGCCCCTTATCTAGCCGATTTCAGCTTAAAGCTGGCCGGGTTGGCCGTCATGATCATTGCTTTGGCCGGTGCCGGTTACCTGCTCAGCTTCCTGATTTCATCTCTTATGGGCTGGAGCGAACCCGACCAGGTCGCGCTTGTATTTAATGGGGGCATGCGGAACATCAGCGCCGGAGCGGTGCTTGCCGTTGCTTATTTTCCCGCCCCCGTGGCCGTTCCGGTTGTGCTCGGCATGGTGTTTCAGCAGATGATGGCTTCGCTGGTCGGCTTCCTGCTCGGGCGCCGTTCCCGGTGGCGGGAATTAAAGGGGCCCAGCGGAACTTCACCCCCCGCTTAA
- a CDS encoding transposase, whose product MNRYDKAFKEEAVRLSDEIGPKKAAEQLGVAYHTLQDWRKRRTLHGDGAHIGSGRAYASANKTTREIELERENSELRRANEILKDALGFFAKDRKR is encoded by the coding sequence ATGAATCGGTACGACAAAGCATTCAAAGAAGAAGCGGTAAGGTTAAGCGATGAGATCGGGCCCAAGAAAGCGGCCGAGCAGTTAGGCGTAGCCTACCACACCTTGCAGGACTGGAGGAAACGAAGAACCCTGCACGGTGATGGAGCGCATATCGGAAGTGGTCGCGCTTATGCATCTGCCAATAAGACTACGCGTGAAATCGAATTAGAAAGAGAAAACAGCGAGTTGCGTCGTGCGAATGAAATTCTCAAGGACGCACTTGGTTTTTTCGCAAAAGACCGGAAGCGCTAA
- a CDS encoding IS3 family transposase, with amino-acid sequence MRERRDRWTVKEMCKVLAVSESGYYRSLKPTPKRERQERLLVKIKEIIEEYEDNSNYGAQRIRLALAQKEIVTSYSTVYRIMKKHGLLKKVRRHPNGITREDAAAQKSENLIQRDFSASAPNQKWLSDITEVPCLDGKLYVSAVLDCFNGEIVGLAMDDNMRKELCIQAFENACRARNARGMIYHSDRGSQFTSHAFRACLAKRDVVQSMSGTGRCYDNARMESFFATLKKEKLYKIKTEQYPMAYMKSIIFRYIMVYYNRQRVYTSNPGGWPPAIYRERMLSQAA; translated from the coding sequence ATCCGTGAACGACGGGATCGATGGACCGTCAAAGAGATGTGCAAAGTACTTGCTGTCAGCGAATCAGGCTATTACCGCAGCTTGAAGCCCACACCCAAACGAGAGCGGCAAGAACGCCTTCTGGTCAAAATCAAAGAAATCATCGAAGAATATGAAGACAACAGCAATTACGGTGCCCAGCGGATTAGGCTGGCTCTAGCGCAAAAAGAGATCGTGACCAGCTACAGCACCGTCTATCGCATCATGAAGAAGCACGGTCTGCTGAAGAAAGTGAGGCGTCATCCAAACGGCATTACACGTGAGGATGCGGCAGCTCAAAAGAGCGAGAACCTGATCCAGAGAGACTTCAGCGCCTCAGCCCCCAACCAGAAGTGGCTATCGGATATCACAGAAGTGCCTTGTTTAGACGGTAAGCTGTATGTGTCCGCCGTATTGGACTGTTTCAATGGGGAGATCGTGGGTCTGGCCATGGATGACAACATGCGTAAGGAACTCTGCATCCAAGCTTTTGAGAATGCCTGCAGGGCCAGAAATGCTCGTGGAATGATTTATCACAGCGACCGAGGCAGCCAGTTCACGAGCCACGCATTCCGAGCGTGTCTGGCTAAACGAGATGTCGTTCAAAGCATGAGCGGCACAGGGCGCTGCTATGACAACGCAAGAATGGAAAGCTTCTTTGCTACGCTAAAGAAAGAAAAGCTATATAAGATCAAAACCGAGCAATACCCGATGGCCTATATGAAATCGATTATCTTCCGATACATCATGGTCTATTACAACAGACAGAGGGTTTACACCTCTAATCCAGGGGGATGGCCCCCAGCTATTTATCGCGAAAGAATGCTGTCACAGGCAGCTTAA
- a CDS encoding glutathione peroxidase, which yields MMIYDFVAHSVDGVPVGLSKYEGKVLLIVNTASKCSYSRQFAGLQELYDAYRDKGLEILGFPCNQFNQKEPGTGAEAEAHCRHSYGVTFPIFEKVEVRGSSAHPLFLHLTRQAPFQGYDTETPEGKWMKDFLLEKYPEFYAGDEIKWNFTKFLIGRSGETIQRFETTVEPAALAAAVQALL from the coding sequence TTGATGATCTATGATTTTGTAGCCCATTCGGTTGATGGAGTCCCTGTCGGTTTGTCCAAATACGAAGGCAAAGTGCTCCTCATTGTCAATACTGCCAGCAAATGCAGCTATTCCCGGCAGTTTGCCGGTCTTCAGGAGCTGTATGACGCCTATCGGGACAAAGGGTTGGAGATTCTCGGGTTCCCCTGCAACCAATTCAATCAGAAAGAGCCAGGGACAGGAGCGGAAGCGGAAGCTCACTGCCGGCACAGCTATGGGGTTACATTTCCGATCTTTGAGAAAGTAGAGGTTCGCGGGTCATCCGCCCATCCCTTGTTTCTCCATCTGACCCGGCAAGCCCCGTTTCAAGGCTATGATACCGAAACACCGGAGGGCAAGTGGATGAAGGATTTTCTGTTGGAAAAATATCCGGAGTTTTATGCCGGAGACGAAATCAAATGGAATTTCACAAAATTCCTGATTGGGCGCAGCGGCGAAACCATCCAAAGATTTGAAACCACGGTAGAGCCCGCTGCCCTTGCCGCGGCTGTTCAAGCGCTCCTTTGA